In Runella sp. SP2, the genomic window ATTTTCTTGGTTACGTCAAGGCTAGCATCGGCAAACAAAATGCCGCCACCTTTGCTGTAGCCCAATACAAACTCGTAGCCACTTTCTTTGTTGTATTTTTTGATGTAATCGAAGATGTTGGTATAAAACTCTTCTGTTTTCTTCAAACGTTCTTCTTCCAGTTTACGAAGTTGCTCATCGCGGTATTTCGTAATGTCTTGCTCTTCTTTGCCTAACTGCGCTTGCGCTGCTTGAGCTTGGTCTTGCGAAAGAGCTCCTTGCTGGGCACGTTGTTGGAAGAAAGCCACTTTATTTTGGAAGGTGCGTCCTTTGTTAGCTAGGTCGTTTTCCAACTGAAAGCCTTTGCTTTCAAACTCTTTTTGAAAGTCTTTGTAATAATCATAGTTTTTGAGAAGCGAATCAGCTTGCACATAAACGATTTTTTTGCCTTTTGCGGCATCAGGAGTGCTACTGCTATCTCCCCCTGAGTGATGTTGGAAGTGTTGGTATCCCAAAAAAACGACGGCCAAAGTCAAAACTGCATTCCAAATAAGTAGTCCGTTTTTCACTGTAAAATTGTTTTA contains:
- a CDS encoding OmpH family outer membrane protein, with the translated sequence MKNGLLIWNAVLTLAVVFLGYQHFQHHSGGDSSSTPDAAKGKKIVYVQADSLLKNYDYYKDFQKEFESKGFQLENDLANKGRTFQNKVAFFQQRAQQGALSQDQAQAAQAQLGKEEQDITKYRDEQLRKLEEERLKKTEEFYTNIFDYIKKYNKESGYEFVLGYSKGGGILFADASLDVTKKIVEGLNKEYKEKDAAKAKK